A stretch of Podospora bellae-mahoneyi strain CBS 112042 chromosome 5, whole genome shotgun sequence DNA encodes these proteins:
- a CDS encoding hypothetical protein (EggNog:ENOG503P1CT; COG:S), with amino-acid sequence MKVPVVSTFKNPHSCRHCSGIHLDLDVRRSKLPCFWCDFDGVPKGTSHGKYICEQCTREFFIRDNTEHHFTLKLGYDVEGIREAAEEGCELYSWVWRGISWEDSLKKGKYRVELYGWKTRGGRDGLGLMVRVFDGVTGERVPVLVASVVGELDVYAFEGNAAGVYTSCRPYVRDVRSEESMGFARGCLRECLEGHTWCRTDQIIEIDMPRRPVGVLGGERVEYGDIPSRVLDLGRLDEPRLRLVETWEEGEELLGRISRGGFVALSYCWGGDQRAKLLSENLDAYKRSIDPLSLDQTLQDAIWVARQVGFQYLWIDALCIIQDNLDGFGTNPDKAFEITRMASYYGRATLTILAASASAAAEGFLAPRAFSPFRTGPVCVLLRNHDTKDIIGTVYLVEEHPSTPAEPITTRGWTLQESLLSRRILVFAQRQLYWSCVNSFAGVGGNVTVLTDRMIPGRRSLVEGVYPVGSLIDTSTTAQWGVIVEEYTRRFLGQEGDKLWAVGALAEQIVKVGRVRGEKKRYVAGLLIDAEDKKSWLSALMWRPVDPRRKRPRRYRAPTWSWAGVNGEVRVGRLQNEEPAVVEDWGVEFAAKGAEYGALKPGAWLRLRGTVMTAEEVGRYGVVVWDKSDNSAMVLFQSFEPCDGPVDRSKWTGLSDQPLWELKMLEDSPEDKEAIMTALANSDFQSMLLLIALDVWHTQGVAGILVERGAGDQTGLCQRRGSFFLEKTDYARGHPDVKSNFFELGHTETLKII; translated from the coding sequence ATGAAAGTCCCTGTCGTCTCCACGTTTAAAAACCCTCACTCATGTCGACACTGCTCCGGGATCCACCTCGACCTGGACGTCAGACGTTCAAAGCTGCCGTGTTTCTGGTGTGATTTTGATGGTGTGCCCAAGGGGACAAGTCACGGGAAATATATCTGTGAACAATGCACGCGGGAGTTTTTTATCCGTGACAACACTGAGCATCACTTTACGCTGAAACTGGGTTATGATGTTGAGGGGATTAgggaggctgccgaggagggatgTGAGTTGTACAGTTGGGTGTGGCGAGGGATTTCCTGGGAGGATAGTTTGAAAAAAGGGAAATACCGGGTTGAGCTGTATGGATGGAAGAcgagagggggaagggatgggttgggtcTGATGGTGAGGGTTTTTGATGGGGTTactggggagagggtgccGGTTTTGGTAGCGagtgtggtgggggagttggatgTTTATGCCTTTGAGGGGAATGCTGCGGGGGTGTATACGAGTTGTAGACCGTATGTGAGGGATGTGAGGTCGGAGGAGTCGATGGGGTTTGCGAGGGGGTGTTTGCGGGAGTGTTTGGAAGGGCATACGTGGTGTAGGACGGATCAGATTATTGAGATTGATATGCCGAGACGACCggtgggggttttggggggggagagggtggagtATGGGGATATTCCGAGTCGGGTTTTggatttggggaggttggatgaGCCAAGACTTAGGCTGGTTGAGAcatgggaggaaggggaggagctgctggGACGGATTTCgaggggtgggtttgtgGCTTTGTCGTattgttggggaggtgatCAGAGAGCTAAGCTCCTGTCGGAGAACCTTGATGCTTACAAGAGGTCTATTGACCCTTTGAGTTTGGACCAAACGCTTCAGGATGCGATCTGGGTTGCTCGTCAAGTTGGGTTTCAATACCTCTGGATCGACGCGCTCTGTATCATTCAGGACAACCTTGACGGCTTCGGCACAAACCCGGACAAGGCGTTCGAGATCACGCGTATGGCGTCGTATTATGGACGGGCTACTCTCACCATATTGGCTGCCTCCGCttccgcagcagcagaaggtTTTCTTGCCCCGCGAGCATTTTCTCCTTTCCGAACTGGACCGGTTTGTGTTCTCCTTAGAAACCACGACACAAAAGATATCATTGGCACGGTTTACCTCGTGGAGGAACATCCTTCTACACCAGCGGAACCCATCACTACTAGGGGGTGGACCCTTCAAGAGTCATTGCTCTCGAGGCGGATTCTGGTGTTTGCGCAGCGGCAGTTGTACTGGTCCTGCGTCAACTCATTTgccggggtgggggggaatGTAACCGTGTTAACAGACAGGATGATACCAGGGCGAAGGTCTCTCGTGGAGGGGGTATACCCTGTTGGGTCACTGATTGATACGAGCACCACTGCCCAGTGGGGGGTCATCGTCGAGGAGTACACCCGGCGCTTTCTTGGACAGGAAGGAGATAAGCTTTGGGCGGTTGGTGCGTTGGCGGAGCAGATTGTcaaggtggggagggtgaggggggagaagaagaggtatgTGGCTGGTTTGCTTATCGATGCGGAAGACAAAAAGAGCTGGTTGTCGGCGTTGATGTGGAGGCCGGTTGATccaaggaggaaaaggccgaggaggtaCCGGGCGCCGACGTGGTCGTGGGCTGGTGTGAACGgcgaggtgagggtggggagaCTGCAGAATGAAGAGCCGGCAGTGGTGGAGGACTGGGGGGTGGAGTTTGCAGCTAAGGGGGCCGAGTATGGCGCTTTGAAACCGGGGGCATGGCTCCGATTGAGGGGGACGGTGATGACggctgaggaggtgggtAGGTATGGCGTGGTTGTTTGGGACAAGAGTGACAACTCAGCGATGGTCTTGTTTCAGTCATTCGAGCCGTGTGATGGTCCAGTCGATCGTTCCAAGTGGACTGGGTTGTCGGACCAGCCTCTTTGGGAACTCAAGATGTTGGAAGACTCTCCGGAGGACAAAGAGGCCATAATGACAGCGCTGGCCAATAGCGATTTTCAGAGCATGCTCTTGCTTATTGCGTTGGACGTCTGGCACACCCAAGGAGTGGCTGGCATTTTGGTTGAGAGAGGAGCCGGTGATCAGACTGGACTGTGTCAGCGTCGGGGCAGTTTCTTTCTAGAGAAGACGGATTATGCCAGGGGTCACCCTGATGTCAAGTCAAATTTCTTTGAGCTCGGTCACACGGAGACTTTAAAGATCATATAA
- a CDS encoding hypothetical protein (COG:S; BUSCO:EOG09262A6N; EggNog:ENOG503NWGH), translating into MADFNEYPPDLPVRDALILRNHTAAESAHAVVPYSGTDLARPQLGPANPFKGSDEPSVGDKRKNVLTGRAEETFISEHTFRAKHRAVERDGGPEREFVGSKRMKEMAREVKRGREGKGSATVADGEGAYLGPWAKYKNTRWEEVEVEEGGELGSDEEEVEEEVVGSGTVIRAPEVNLQRREEVEKQGEETSVFEGGEEFDYLGRGYLHVPQDLDISLTKEVGSVTNFIPKKVVHVWRPHGRHGSGSAVTSLRLFPGSSHLGLSGGADGLVKIWDVYRNREVLRSYKGHNKAVTDLDFVRAGGAAGRRFLSGGFDRKVRLWDTETGQCVQRFNVGKTPHVVKFNPGSENGHEFLAGLSDNRIVQYDSRAGNETVQEYDHHLGAINTLEFIDDSRRFMSTADDRSLRVWEYGIPVEIKTISEPDMFALTKSTQHPSGKYVLYQCSDNSIVAYSSGSDKFRQNRKKAWRGHNTAGSAIGITCSPDGQFVASGDTGGSVCFWDFKTCKLYSKLTADSSGGAINCVAWSEQETSKVFTAGAKGEIRLWD; encoded by the exons CTCGCGAGACCACAGCTCGGTCCAGCGAACCCCTTCAAAGGAAGCGATGAGCCGAGCGTAGGGGACAAGCGAAAAAACGTCCTCACTGGGCGGGCGGAGGAGACGTTTATTAGTGAGCATACCTTTCGGGCGAAACACCGGGCGGTGGAACGGGATGGGGGGCCGGAGAGGGAGTTTGTTGGGAGTaagaggatgaaggagatggcgagggaggtgaagaggggaagggaggggaaggggagtgcGACggttgctgatggggagggagcttATTTGGGACCGTGGGCGAAATATAAGAATacgaggtgggaggaggtggaagtggaagaagggggggagttggggagtgatgaggaggaggttgaggaggaggtggtggggagtgGGACTGTGATCAGGGCGCCAGAGGTTAATTTGcaaaggagggaggaggtggagaagcaaggggaggagacgagtgtttttgaggggggggaggagtttgattATTTGGGACGGGGTTATTTGCATGTACCCCAGGATTTGGATATTTCTTTGACGAAGGAGGTGGGAAGTGTCACGAATTTTATTCCGAAAAAGGTGGTGCATGTCTGGAGGCCGCATGGGAGGcatgggagtgggagtgcGGTTACCAGTCTTAGGTTGTTTCCTGGGTCGTCACATCTCGGGTTGTCGGGGGGCGCGGATGGGTTGGTCAAGATTTGGGATGTGTATCGGAAtcgggaggtgttgaggagtTACAAGGGGCATAATAAGGCGGTGACGGATTTGGACTTTgtgagggcggggggagcggcggggaggaggtttttgagTGGGGGGTTTGATAGgaaggtgaggttgtgggaTACGGAGACGGGGCAGTGCGTGCAGAGGTTTAATGTGGGCAAGACGCCGCATGTGGTCAAGTTCAATCCTGGGTCGGAGAATGGGCATGAgtttttggcggggttgagtGACAATCGGATTGTGCAGTATGATTCGAGGGCGGGGAACGAGACGGTGCAGGAGTATGATCACCATCTGGGGGCGATTAACACGCTCGAGTTTATCGATGATAGCAGGAGGTTCATGTCGACGGCGGATGATCGGTCGTTGAGGGTTTGGGAGTATGGGATTCCGGTGGAGATCAAGACCATCAG TGAACCCGACATGTTCGCCCTCACCAAGTCAACCCAGCACCCCAGCGGCAAGTATGTGCTGTATCAGTGCAGCGACAATTCCATCGTCGCCTACTCGTCAGGCTCGGACAAGTTCCGCCAGAACAGGAAGAAGGCATGGAGGGGGCACAACACGGCTGGTAGCGCCATTGGCATTACGTGCAGTCCTGATGGGCAGTTTGTGGCATCTGGTGACACTGGTGGTAGCGTCTGCTTCTGGGATTTCAAGACTTGCAAGCTGTACAGCAAGTTGACGGCTGACAGTTCGGGAGGTGCTATCAATTGTGTTGCTTGGTCGGAGCAGGAGACTAGCAAGGTGTTTACTGCTGGTGCCAAGGGGGAGATTAGACTTTGGGATTAA